The Aspergillus chevalieri M1 DNA, chromosome 5, nearly complete sequence genome includes a region encoding these proteins:
- a CDS encoding uncharacterized protein (COG:U;~EggNog:ENOG410QDU7;~InterPro:IPR002889;~PFAM:PF01822;~SECRETED:SignalP(1-19);~TransMembrane:1 (n3-14c19/20o189-212i)) yields the protein MLLAFAFSWLLLLASPVFGAENSVKYCSSVNTGSDNDANTNTFQSIGACTSTCTSDYAFGILQGKNCWCSNIAPNQATNVNISECNDSCPGYPSDNCGNADEGLYGYIVLMDHMPSSTASASGASSTGTSTGTSSETTGASTTTSGGSTVETIGGEVQTVTIGGSGATAAADTSSTTSKDNDSGLSSGAVAGVAVGSVAGFLAILALILIWYCSKKRQRANSPDPSMQLLDGRNSKGSQMSFMRSIFSDNSTLAGSPTAARNPNPTFTDNRMKTDTILYPHGPRDSSVSLQDNEDYSRPVLRLANPD from the exons ATGCTCCTCGCATTCGCTTTCTCATGGCTTTTGTTGCTCGCGTCGCCCGTCTTCGGAGCTGAAAATTCCGTGAAATACTGTTCCTCGGTTAACACGGGATCCGACAATGATGCGA ATACCAATACCTTTCAGTCCATCGGAGCTTGCACATCTACATGCACGTCGGATTATGCATTCGGCATTCTCCAAGGCAAAAACTGCTGGTGCTCGAATATCGCACCTAACCAGGCAACCAATGTGAATATTTCAGAGTGTAACGATAGCTGTCCTGGGTACCCGTCCGACAATTGTGGAAATGCGGACGAGGGCTTGTATGGCTACATCGTATTGATGGACCACATGCCATCTAGCACGGCCAGTGCATCAGGCGCCTCTTCGACTGGAACTTCG ACAGGTACCTCATCAGAGACCACAGGAGCGAGTACGACGACTTCAGGAGGCAGTACAGTTGAGACAATCGGAGGTGAGGTCCAAACAGTTACGATTGGCGGATCAGGTGCGACCGCTGCTGCAGACACCTCATCGACTACCAGCAAAGACAATGACTCCGGGCTCAGCAGTGGCGCCGTGGctggtgttgctgttggtTCCGTAGCAGGTTTCCTTGCAATCTTGGCTCTGATCCTCATTTGGTACTGCTCCAAGAAACGCCAGCGCGCAAACAGTCCTGACCCTAGCATGCAATTACTGGATGGTCGCAACAGCAAGGGTTCCCAAATGAGCTTCATGAGGTCAATCTTTTCCGACAACAGTACCCTTGCAGGATCACCTACTGCCGCACGCAACCCGAATCCAACCTTTACCGACAATCGCATGAAGACGGACACCATTCTCTACCCACACGGTCCCCGGGATAGCAGTGTATCGCTTCAGGACAACGAGGACTACTCAAGACCTGTGCTACGG TTGGCGAACCCTGATTAA
- a CDS encoding F-box domain and ankyrin repeat protein (COG:M;~EggNog:ENOG410Q20H;~InterPro:IPR002110,IPR036770,IPR001810,IPR020683;~PFAM:PF13857,PF12796,PF00023,PF13637,PF13606;~go_function: GO:0005515 - protein binding [Evidence IEA]), protein MELTSIKSLPHEIIGKIADNLDVKDIVNFSRTNVGVNRAIQHQLKSAAFGHAFAPEDYYANAIIFRNGQAVLDENMAFEAPREPMVKAIKEDNVDAVKGFLDAGVRVDEYSIHGERLLYTAVKYRAYNVTQLLLDRNTSPNLYNLASQNAPLVAAAAINDEHLIKALIKEGADINAPNTVATILQNCSLGMLRFALQNNAILAEVDEGDIRFPVPGIPPFHHAAVNKSHPDVLRFLLRYIPEQLNYLDDQFGRNALWVAVRERNTNAIIDLLAAGININQRDIIGENVMHYYLQYFADTNIPFRLFEYGIDVGLPGRNGMTELHYAAELGAEGVVQMLIEEEVFVDAQDAQGRTALHWAVRGNHDRVVRLLVEEGWAFLNITDVWNNTPMDIAHNKEYREIWTYLSLKTQELTMPSLFASSGIKFVQGEFSAVV, encoded by the exons ATGGAATTAACCAGCATCAAAAGCCTCCCTCACGAGATTATCGGCAAGATCGCTGATAATCTTGATGTCAAGGACATCGTCAACTTCTCCCGCACCAATGTCGGGGTAAACCGTGCCATCCAGCACCAGCTCAAATCTGCCGCCTTCGGTCATGCCTTCGCTCCCGAAGATTACTACGCCAATGCCATCATCTTTCGGAACGGCCAAGCGGTCCTAGACGAGAACATGGCGTTCGAGGCACCCCGAGAACCCATGGTCAAGGCCATTAAAGAAGACAATGTCGACGCAGTCAAAGGTTTCTTGGACGCCGGTGTCCGCGTTGACGAGTATTCGATCCATGGTGAGAGACTGCTTTATACCGCGGTGAAATATAGAGCTTACAATGTGACCCAGCTCCTGCTTGACCGAAACACGAGCCCCAACCTGTACAACCTCGCTTCTCAGAATGCCCCGCTGgtcgcggcggcggcgatcAACGACGAGCATCTTATCAAAGCCCTCATTAAGGAGGGCGCGGACATCAACGCCCCCAACACCGTCGCCACGATCCTCCAGAACTGCAGCCTCGGCATGCTCCGCTTCGCCCTCCAAAACAACGCTATTCTCGCGGAAGTCGACGAAGGAGACATCCGTTTCCCCGTGCCCGGAATCCCCCCCTTCCACCACGCCGCCGTGAACAAGTCCCACCCGGATGTCCTACGCTTTCTTCTCCGCTACATCCCCGAGCAACTCAACTACTTGGACGACCAATTCGGCCGCAACGCTCTCTGGGTCGCCGTGAGGGAACGTAACACCAACGCAATCATCGACCTCCTCGCCGCcggcatcaacatcaaccaGCGCGACATTATCGGCGAAAACGTCATGCATTACTATCTGCAGTACTTTGCGGACACCAACATCCCTTTCCGTCTGTTTGAATACGGCATCGACGTCGGCCTCCCCGGCCGGAACGGCATGACGGAGCTGCACTATGCGGCGGAGCTAGGCGCCGAGGGTGTCGTTCAGATGCTGATTGAAGAGGAGGTGTTTGTGGACGCTCAGGACGCGCAGGGCCGCACGGCGTTGCATTGGGCCGTGCGCGGTAACCATGATCGTGTTGTGCGTCTTCTTGTGGAGGAGGGATGGGCCTTTTTGAATATTACCGATGTCTGGAACAATACGCCGATGGATATTGCGCATAACAAGGAATATCGTGAGATTTGGACCTATCTCTCGCTCAAGACGCAGGAGTTGACCATGCCATC GTTATTTGCTTCATCGGGTATCAAGTTTGTGCAAGGCGAGTTTAGTGCTGTGGTCTGA
- a CDS encoding heme-dependent oxidative N-demethylase family protein (COG:S;~EggNog:ENOG410PGUC;~InterPro:IPR021848;~PFAM:PF11927), with translation MRSRRSFTTETPPQSISPEKKPQSSETPNHASVLPPQRRETLSKILSGVQDVKEEEVLRHILPMDTNYETCQEQKYTPTGFSVQEVRDLGDFPDYAELSGVPLPQPYQEFDINKALARFYRPFRWVYHQTMSISKMETDWWIELENTYKQRIAQRKELYAKHGNGVLGYLPGSELACKEVMEMVLQNVCARYPQYFSLVDKRIFQNRILGTEQDVKSKQPLEILLDNIPEDFGITLRDDKTGCYILRAGVICSSIGWSINEKMGLPLHLIHKPVPDYKEKMQTSMERFFTKLPTDKPIQRGSWGLEVGQPLWMPKGSPLEIHRTHQSATLQLSDCHLRVDWQTLRRLPLSAAVVFNFKALFTPVTEFRDEPGVPALVAKNMKEGKENLLEYKGTWHVEHVILPVMEKWAEEQRRNGLVERDWEVGTLDESPYFRGWEEKWHRQQGF, from the exons ATGAGGTCTCGCAGGTCATTCACAACCGAAACGCCTCCCCAATCAATATCGCCAGAGAAGAAACCTCAAAGCTCTGAAACACCAAATCATGCAAGTGTATTGCCGCCGCAGCGTCGAGAGACGCTCAGTAAGATCTTGAGTGGAGTGCAAGACgtcaaggaggaagaggtccTTCGACACATCTTGCCCATGGATACAAACTATGAAACTTGCCAGGAGCAGAAATATACCCCAACTGGATTCTCGGTACAAGAGGTTCGAGACCTAGGGGACTTCCCGGACTATGCAGAGCTTAGTGGAGTGCCGTTGCCCCAACCTTATCAAGAGTTTGATATCAACAAGGCGCTGGCCAGGTTCTATCGACCATTCAGATGGGTTTACCATCAGACTATGT CAATTTCAAAAATGGAAACAGACTGGTGGATCGAGCTTGAAAACACCTACAAGCAACGAATCGCCCAACGCAAAGAACTATATGCCAAACACGGAAACGGGGTCCTTGGCTACCTTCCCGGGTCCGAACTAGCCTGCAAAGAGGTCATGGAAATGGTCCTTCAAAACGTCTGTGCCCGGTATCCGCAGTACTTCTCGCTGGTCGATAAGAGGATCTTCCAGAACAGGATCTTAGGTACGGAACAGGATGTCAAGTCTAAGCAGCCCCTGGAGATCCTGCTTGACAATATTCCCGAGGACTTTGGTATCACGCTGCGAGATGATAAGACTGGTTGCTATATCCTCCGCGCAGGTGTTATTTGCTCTTCGATTGGATGGAGTATTAACGAGAAGATGGGGCTTCCGCTTCATTTGATTCACAAGCCTGTTCCGGACtacaaagagaagatgcagACTTCTATGGAGCG CTTCTTCACTAAACTCCCAACCGACAAACCAATCCAACGTGGCTCCTGGGGCCTCGAAGTCGGTCAACCCCTCTGGATGCCAAAAGGCTCACCCCTCGAAATCCACCGCACACACCAATCCGCCACCCTGCAACTATCCGACTGCCACCTCCGCGTCGACTGGCAaaccctccgccgcctccccCTCTCCGCAGCTGTCGTCTTCAACTTCAAAGCCCTGTTCACGCCGGTCACAGAGTTCCGCGATGAACCTGGTGTGCCGGCGCTAGTGGCCAAGAATatgaaggaggggaaggagaatTTGTTGGAGTATAAGGGGACGTGGCATGTGGAGCATGTGATCTTGCCGGTGATGGAGAAGTGGGCAGAGGAGCAGAGGAGGAATGGGCTTGTGGAGAGGGATTGGGAGGTTGGGACGCTGGATGAAAGTCCGTATTTTAGGGGATGGGAGGAGAAGTGGCATCGTCAGCAGGGTTTCTGA
- a CDS encoding PRP38 family protein (COG:A;~EggNog:ENOG410PMVF;~InterPro:IPR005037;~PFAM:PF03371), with protein sequence MSTHRADASTFLDNRGYTGPLVRGVNPATLFEKAVRDRITDSYYWKEQCFGLNAATLCDRAVELSSIGGTYGVSEKPTPFLCLAFKMLQLNPSRDIVLEYLNFSDPGSDDEDQENGVLQNRGDFKYLRALAAFYVRLTFDAVDVYKTLEPLLLDYRKIKRRVRDSFVLTYMDQFVDDLLTKDRMCGTSLWKLPSRQQLEDLDLLDERISPLADELEEMDQDSDDGEVKESRAGSTDHTEED encoded by the coding sequence ATGTCGACCCATCGCGCCGATGCTAGCACCTTCCTCGATAATCGCGGCTACACTGGACCCCTAGTCCGCGGTGTCAACCCAGCCACGCTCTTCGAAAAAGCCGTCCGCGATCGCATCACAGATTCCTACTACTGGAAAGAACAATGCTTCGGATTAAACGCCGCGACTCTCTGCGACCGCGCAGTTGAACTCAGCTCTATCGGTGGTACCTACGGTGTCTCCGAAAAACCGACACCCTTCCTCTGTCTCGCTTTTAAGATGCTCCAGCTGAACCCGAGTCGCGATATTGTGCTTGAATATTTGAATTTCTCGGATCCGGGGAGTGACGATGAGGACCAGGAGAATGGGGTGCTTCAAAATCGTGGAGATTTCAAGTATCTGCGTGCTCTGGCGGCGTTTTATGTTCGGTTGACTTTCGATGCGGTGGATGTGTACAAGACGCTTGAGCCGCTGCTACTCGACTATCGGAAAATCAAACGGCGTGTGCGGGATTCGTTTGTGCTGACATATATGGACCAATTTGTCGATGACCTTCTCACGAAAGACCGTATGTGTGGTACAAGTTTGTGGAAGTTGCCGTCAAGGCAGCAGTTGGAGGATTTAGACTTGCTGGACGAGAGGATTAGTCCGCTGGCAGATGAATTGGAGGAAATGGACCAGGATAGCGATGATGGGGAGGTGAAGGAGAGCCGTGCTGGCTCTACGGATCATACGGAAGAGGATTGA
- a CDS encoding uncharacterized protein (COG:S;~EggNog:ENOG410PTP3;~TransMembrane:1 (o12-32i)), protein MVLLTPSTVSSIISMGVIFIFTFLLFLSGYILQQQSVRSIQQALKPPPDSSYPLARHGSRSTYRNARRDTSYDQLYHGSNNDRQKGNNGNYAYVQLLSTPDPLNICSAILFFHNLSKNGTAVQDRLFMYPQEWDQPSSSKNKKLSKPVSKALSLLRSASIKYNIWLLPIDMTAATSAGYAPTDTKLLRLGQIQFMQYDSVLYVQTPGLLLDTGKLDDLFLSRPLPQRYDQNRRDSWDNEAWISMPLKAERDNALPPVYLVTVSNVGAGQVEARGHIPNGTLPGFGQLAAGPEAAQPSKGDIYGKDRQPGYIFFEHDGDGYVQWAGNPLYGTWRAGLHEVCDGVDLDDDL, encoded by the coding sequence ATGGTGCTGTTAACTCCCTCCACCGTGTCTTCCATTATCTCCATGGGGGTCATCTTTATCTTCACATTCCTCTTATTCCTGTCCGGCTACATTCTCCAGCAGCAATCCGTCCGAAGCATCCAACAAGCCCTCAAGCCTCCCCCAGACTCCTCATACCCCCTCGCCAGACACGGATCGAGATCGACATATCGGAATGCCAGGAGGGACACCAGTTATGACCAATTATACCACGGCAGCAACAATGACAGACAGAAAGGGAACAATGGTAACTACGCATACGTCCaactcctctccacccccgACCCCTTGAACATCTGCTCCGcaatcctcttcttccacaaCCTCTCCAAAAACGGCACAGCAGTTCAAGACCGTCTCTTCATGTATCCGCAAGAATGGGACCAACCCTCGTCctccaagaacaagaaaCTTTCGAAACCCGTTTCAAAGGCCCTTTCTCTCCTTCGCTCCGCAAGCATTAAATATAACATTTGGTTATTGCCCATCGACATGACAGCCGCGACGTCGGCGGGTTACGCACCCACAGATACGAAACTGCTTCGTCTGGGGCAGATTCAGTTCATGCAGTATGACAGTGTCTTGTATGTACAGACGCCGGGGTTACTGCTTGATACGGGGAAGTTGGATGATTTGTTCTTGTCAAGACCGTTGCCGCAACGGTATGACCAGAATCGACGAGATTCGTGGGATAATGAAGCGTGGATCTCTATGCCATTGAAAGCTGAACGGGATAATGCGCTCCCACCTGTGTACCTGGTCACAGTTAGCAATGTTGGCGCTGGGCAGGTTGAGGCACGGGGGCATATTCCCAATGGGACACTTCCTGGATTTGGGCAGCTTGCGGCGGGTCCGGAGGCTGCGCAGCCATCTAAGGGTGATATATATGGCAAGGATAGACAGCCGGGCTATATCTTCTTCGAgcatgatggtgatggataTGTTCAATGGGCCGGCAATCCGCTTTACGGGACTTGGAGAGCAGGGCTGCATGAGGTATGTGATGGAGTTGATCTTGATGATGACCTATGA
- the SPT8 gene encoding WD40 repeat domain-containing protein (BUSCO:EOG092614UB;~COG:K;~EggNog:ENOG410PHS7;~InterPro:IPR015943,IPR001680,IPR036322,IPR017986;~go_function: GO:0005515 - protein binding [Evidence IEA]) gives MASIEDDDDRDLAGSQDGSSDNEDETLRDADDGDNDNEPDADADGDQDADSPSNTSHISEGPGMASQQNPDTDVPMTSPEAAAHAATDPLSAFHPSVRSECLTCSTYDIVPTTAAPHSTSINAVTATADMRWVFSGGSDGYVRKFNWVDSINSKLMLTVAQRHPFVDSVVKAGVVMTYWENMDANALSPVYSLASHSEGLWLLSGLESGAIRLQSVRHEEGREIASLQQHTSAVSVLNLTSDEKSLLSGGWDKRVFDWDLNTGQARRTFGPSAGQISAIDIRPESSLPVPRDTTDRQQMNGTYSSNYQANTGANFNFENAPNEQGDFDDANPQAGSPADSLFGGADSLFGDGDNGGGNGNNPSGNAFGMDNDDDEFGKFAGSMLPDADAPGEQDHEITGQQNGIAKAPKDTSNENTDTNMTTQQPDSHGAELPNGTQPEVNGLPHAEELEPPSQSQDFSRQSPQSESNADNVFLSASIDGTIRVWDRRQPDAIARITSRNAPPWCMNACWSPDGNYIYAGRRNGTVEEFSLHKGLQEAERVFKFPQGSGPVTAVKAMPNGRHIVCASHDILRLYDLKHEQVTRHSTVPFLIIPGHRTGTISQLYVDPACRFMISTSGNRGWEGNTTEVLLGYEIGVPR, from the exons ATGGCTTCGATtgaggacgatgatgatcGGGATCTCGCAG GCTCGCAGGACGGAAGCTCAGATAATGAGGATGAGACCCTTAGAGATGCAGACGACGGGGACAACGACAACGAGCCTGATGCCGACGCCGACGGAGACCAAGATGCAGACAGCCCTTCCAACACCAGCCATATCTCTGAAGGCCCCGGGATGGCCTCGCAACAAAACCCCGATACAGACGTTCCTATGACCTCTCCTGAAGCAGCCGCTCATGCTGCGACCGACCCTTTATCCGCTTTCCATCCCAGTGTGCGCTCGGAATGTCTAACGTGTTCCACCTACGATATCGTTCCTACCACTGCGGCACCACACAGTACCTCAATCAATGCGGTGACGGCGACGGCAGACATGAGATGGGTATTCAGCGGAGGTTCTGATGGATATGTGCGGAAATTCAACTGGGTGGACTCAATCAACAGCAAATTGATGCTGACGGTGGCGCAGAGGCATCCGTTTGTCGACAGCGTGGTGAAAGCGGGCGTGGTGATGACGTACTGGGAGAATATGGATGCCAATGCTCTGTCACCTGTCTACTCTTTGGCCAGCCACAGCGAGGGTCTCTGGCTGCTGTCCGGTTTAGAATCAGGTGCTATCCGTCTCCAATCAGTGCGACATGAAGAAGGCCGAGAAATTGCATCTCTTCAACAACATACTTCTGCGGTATCCGTTTTGAATCTGACGTCCGACGAGAAGTCACTGCTTTCCGGGGGTTGGGACAAACGTGTGTTCGATTGGGATCTGAATACCGGGCAAGCCAGGCGCACTTTTGGCCCCAGTGCTGGACAAATCTCGGCGATTGACATCCGGCCAGAGTCTAGTCTGCCAGTGCCGAGAGATACTACAGATCGACAGCAAATGAATGGGACATATTCATCAAATTACCAGGCCAACACCGGTGCGAATTTCAATTTTGAAAATGCCCCCAACGAGCAGGGCGATTTCGACGATGCGAACCCGCAGGCGGGCTCACCGGCAGATTCGCTCTTTGGTGGAGCTGACTCGCTATTTGGCGACGGGGATAATGGTGGTGGTAATGGCAACAATCCCTCGGGGAATGCTTTTGGTATGGATAACGACGACGATGAGTTTGGCAAGTTCGCTGGCAGCATGCTCCCTGATGCAGATGCCCCTGGTGAACAAGATCATGAAATCACCGGTCAGCAAAACGGCATTGCAAAAGCACCGAAAGATACCAGCAATGAAAACACAGACACGAACATGACAACACAACAACCAGATTCACATGGAGCAGAGCTTCCAAATGGGACGCAACCTGAAGTCAACGGGCTACCCCACGCTGAGGAACTAGAGCCCCCTTCTCAAAGTCAGGATTTCTCACGGCAATCACCGCAGTCAGAGTCAAATGCGGACAATGTGTTCCTTTCTGCATCCATCGACGGTACTATCCGAGTGTGGGATAGACGACAACCCGACGCAATTGCTCGTATCACGTCTCGCAATGCTCCGCCATGGTGTATGAATGCTTGCTGGTCTCCAGACGGAAACTATATATACGCCGGTCGACGGAACGGCACAGTCGAGGAATTCAGCCTTCATAAGGGTCTACAGGAAGCGGAGCGCGTCTTCAAGTTTCCTCAGGGTAGTGGACCAGTGACGGCTGTTAAGGCAATGCCTAATGGAAGGCACATTGTTTG TGCATCCCATGATATCCTCCGACTCTATGACCTAAAGCACGAACAGGTCACCCGTCACTCGACTGTACCCTTCCTTATTATCCCGGGTCACCGAACAGGAACAATATCCCAGCTGTACGTTGACCCAGCATGTCGGTTTATGATCTCGACAAGTGGCAACCGAGGCTGGGAGGGCAACACTACTGAAGTGCTGTTAGGATATGAGATTGGCGTTCCGCGGTAA